The DNA region CGGCAATCGTTGCGACGCTCTTTACAACGATGTACCCGCGCGGGAGTATCGACTCATGAGCACGCTCGACGGCACCGTGGCCGCACCTGACACCGCATCCGCTCCCGCACTCCCCCTCGCCTCGCGGCAGGACGGCACGTACCCCCGGCCGCAGATGCTCCGCACCGCGTGGGCCGACCTCGACGGCACGTGGTCCTTCCGGAACGACGGCGACGACACCGACTGGCGCGCCGGGTTCCCCGACGCCCGCGACATCGTCGTGCCGTTCCCGCCCGAGTCCGTCGCCTCGGGCATCGACGAGCCCGGCTTCCACCCCGTGGTCTGGTACTCCCGCGCGATCACCCGCGCCGACCTCGAGGCAGCCGGACACGACACCGCCGCACCCCGACTCGTCCTGCACTTCGGCGCCGTCGACTACCGCGCCCGCGTCTGGATCGACGGCCAGTTCATCGGCGAGCACGAGGGCGGTCACACGCCGTTCTCGTTCGACGTGACCGACGCCCTCGCCACCGACCCCGACGCCGACCACACCCTGGTCGTCCGCGCCGAGGACGACCCGCACGACCTGACCCAGCCCCGCGGCAAGCAGGACTGGCACGAGGACCCGCACGCCATCTGGTACCGCCGCACCACGGGCATCTGGCAGACCGTGTGGCTCGAAGCCGTGCCGACCGCCTCGATCGGGTACCTGCGCTGGACGAACGTCGACCACGCCACCGTCCGCCTGACGGTCCGGATCGCGGGAGACCGCACCGGCGGCGAGCGCCTGCGCGTCGTCGCCCGGTGGGACGAGCGCGACGAGCACCTCGCCACCGTCGAGGCCACGCTCGGCGACACCTCGGACGAGTTCGACGTGGTCGTGCCGATCGCGCGCCAGACGAACGGGCAGGCCGAGGACGAACTGCACTGGACCCCGGACGCCCCGCGCCTGGTCGACGCCACGGTCTCGCTGCTCCCCCGTACCGGCGCAACGCCGATCGACTCCGTCGCGTCCTACTTCGGACTCCGCACCGTCGGCGTCGACGGCGGCACCTTCCTGCTGAACGGCCGCAGCTACGACGTCCGCAGCGTCCTGAACCAGGGCTACTGGCCGGACTCGCACATCGCCGCACCGTCACGCGAGGCGCTGCGCCGCGAGGTCGAGCTCATCAAGGAGCTCGGCTTCAACGCCGCCCGCAACCACCAGAAGATCGAGGACCCCCGGTTCCTGTACTGGGCGGACCGACTCGGCATCCTGGTCTGGGGCGAGGCCCCCGGCGCCTACGCCTTCTCGCCGCGAGCCGTCCAGCGCCTGATGCGCGAGTGGATGGA from Curtobacterium sp. MCJR17_020 includes:
- a CDS encoding glycoside hydrolase family 2 TIM barrel-domain containing protein, whose product is MSTLDGTVAAPDTASAPALPLASRQDGTYPRPQMLRTAWADLDGTWSFRNDGDDTDWRAGFPDARDIVVPFPPESVASGIDEPGFHPVVWYSRAITRADLEAAGHDTAAPRLVLHFGAVDYRARVWIDGQFIGEHEGGHTPFSFDVTDALATDPDADHTLVVRAEDDPHDLTQPRGKQDWHEDPHAIWYRRTTGIWQTVWLEAVPTASIGYLRWTNVDHATVRLTVRIAGDRTGGERLRVVARWDERDEHLATVEATLGDTSDEFDVVVPIARQTNGQAEDELHWTPDAPRLVDATVSLLPRTGATPIDSVASYFGLRTVGVDGGTFLLNGRSYDVRSVLNQGYWPDSHIAAPSREALRREVELIKELGFNAARNHQKIEDPRFLYWADRLGILVWGEAPGAYAFSPRAVQRLMREWMDAVERDASHPSIVTWVPANESWGVQHIATDPAQQAYARSLADVTRAIDPTRPVISNDGWEHTNSDIVTVHDYEGAGDALAKTYSDDDARTALFAHFGPADRWVLVGGAQDLGQPVMLTEFGGVNYQPGAQREDGWGYTSASDGDDWVTRITALYDAIRASSFLAGSCYTQLTDTMQETNGLLNADRSPKVPIEQIRLAVTGR